A portion of the Corynebacterium rouxii genome contains these proteins:
- a CDS encoding DegV family protein, with protein MAVRIVTDSSSGLPAEIAEELGITVVDLHLVPSENQVSTAGLSALELAAAYARQLERGGDAGVVALHLSKELSSTWSAAHTAAAVFDGAVDVVDTQSVGMCVGAAAMAAARLAQGGASLRECVDMARDTLRRSETWLYLHRMEEMRRSGRITTATAVVSAALATKPIMQLRGGHVELAVKTRTQSKAFARLVAVISDRCAGEPAFVAIQHHQALEAAHSLQSQLTAALPKGSSFMIMDMDQALSVHCGVGALGISVVFSSYSDTAPTDLSTTS; from the coding sequence ATGGCTGTTCGCATTGTCACGGATTCCTCGTCGGGATTGCCCGCGGAGATAGCAGAGGAACTGGGGATCACGGTTGTGGATTTACACCTTGTGCCCTCAGAAAACCAGGTCAGTACAGCGGGATTGTCTGCGTTAGAGCTCGCAGCTGCCTATGCGCGCCAGCTTGAGCGTGGTGGCGACGCCGGTGTGGTGGCCTTGCACCTTTCCAAGGAGCTTTCGTCTACGTGGTCCGCTGCACATACCGCGGCCGCCGTATTCGATGGAGCGGTTGACGTAGTAGACACTCAGTCTGTGGGAATGTGCGTAGGTGCTGCAGCAATGGCTGCCGCGCGTCTAGCTCAAGGCGGGGCGAGTTTGCGGGAGTGCGTAGACATGGCTCGCGATACGTTGCGACGCTCTGAAACATGGCTGTATCTCCATCGTATGGAAGAAATGCGTCGCTCTGGGCGGATCACCACGGCAACAGCTGTGGTGTCTGCAGCGCTAGCCACCAAGCCCATCATGCAGCTGCGTGGCGGACATGTAGAACTAGCAGTGAAAACTCGGACTCAGTCCAAGGCATTTGCGCGCTTAGTAGCCGTGATCTCTGATCGCTGCGCCGGCGAACCCGCCTTCGTGGCAATCCAACATCATCAGGCGTTAGAAGCCGCACATTCATTGCAGTCTCAGTTGACTGCGGCGCTACCCAAGGGCTCAAGCTTCATGATTATGGACATGGACCAAGCCTTAAGCGTTCATTGTGGTGTAGGCGCACTGGGAATCTCGGTGGTTTTTAGCAGCTATTCCGATACTGCTCCCACAGATTTGTCAACCACCTCCTAA